A genomic window from Streptococcus sanguinis includes:
- the purB gene encoding adenylosuccinate lyase, which yields MIERYSRPEMANIWTEENKYKAWLEVEILADEAWAELGEIPKEDVALIREKAGFDIDRILEIEQETRHDVVAFTRAVSETLGEERKWVHYGLTSTDVVDTAYGYLYKQANDIIREDLRRFTDIIAERAREHKFTIMMGRTHGVHAEPTTFGLKLATWYSEMKRNIERFEIAAAGVEAGKISGAVGNFANIPPFVESYVCEKLGIRPQEISTQVLPRDLHAEYFSALALIATSIERMATEIRGLQKSEQREVEEFFAKGQKGSSAMPHKRNPIGSENMTGLARVIRGHMVTAFENVSLWHERDISHSSAERIIAPDTTILIDYMLNRFGNIVKNLTVFPENMKRNMNSTFGLIFSQRAMLTLIEKGMTREQAYDLVQPKTAQSWDNQVDFKPLLEADPEVTSRLTQEEIDEIFNPVYYTKRVDEIFKRVGLD from the coding sequence ATGATTGAACGTTACTCTCGCCCTGAAATGGCGAACATTTGGACTGAGGAAAATAAGTACAAGGCTTGGCTGGAGGTTGAAATTCTGGCTGACGAGGCTTGGGCTGAGCTGGGTGAGATTCCCAAGGAAGATGTGGCCTTGATTCGTGAGAAGGCTGGCTTTGACATTGACCGCATTTTGGAGATTGAGCAGGAGACGCGCCACGATGTAGTGGCTTTCACGCGGGCAGTTTCTGAGACACTTGGTGAAGAGCGCAAGTGGGTGCACTATGGCCTGACCTCAACTGATGTGGTAGATACTGCCTACGGCTACCTCTACAAGCAGGCCAATGACATTATTCGTGAGGATCTGCGTCGCTTCACTGACATCATTGCAGAGCGGGCGCGGGAGCACAAGTTCACCATCATGATGGGACGGACCCATGGGGTGCATGCGGAGCCGACGACTTTCGGACTTAAGCTCGCGACTTGGTACAGCGAAATGAAGCGCAATATCGAGCGTTTCGAGATTGCGGCTGCGGGTGTGGAAGCCGGGAAAATCTCTGGTGCGGTTGGGAACTTCGCCAACATTCCGCCATTTGTGGAAAGCTATGTCTGTGAGAAATTAGGCATCCGTCCGCAGGAGATTTCGACTCAAGTCCTGCCACGTGACCTCCACGCTGAATACTTCTCAGCTCTAGCCTTGATTGCGACATCTATTGAGCGCATGGCGACGGAAATCCGTGGTCTGCAAAAATCTGAGCAACGCGAAGTGGAAGAATTCTTTGCTAAGGGGCAAAAGGGTTCATCTGCTATGCCCCACAAACGCAATCCAATCGGTTCTGAAAATATGACTGGTCTGGCGCGTGTCATTCGTGGCCACATGGTAACAGCCTTTGAGAATGTCTCTCTCTGGCATGAGCGCGACATTTCCCACTCATCAGCTGAGCGGATTATCGCACCAGACACGACCATTCTCATCGACTACATGCTCAACCGCTTTGGTAATATCGTCAAGAACTTGACCGTCTTTCCAGAAAACATGAAGCGGAACATGAACTCGACCTTTGGTCTTATCTTCAGCCAGCGGGCTATGTTGACCTTGATTGAAAAGGGCATGACACGGGAGCAGGCTTATGACTTGGTGCAGCCAAAGACTGCCCAGTCTTGGGACAATCAAGTGGACTTCAAGCCTCTGCTCGAAGCGGATCCAGAAGTCACTTCCCGCCTGACTCAGGAAGAGATTGATGAAATCTTCAACCCAGTTTACTATACCAAGCGCGTGGATGAAATCTTCAAGCGCGTGGGGCTGGATTAA
- a CDS encoding NAD(P)H-dependent oxidoreductase, producing MKTLIIYTHPSPTGFNAAILKEVQSNLSKKHEVKTLDLYAENFDPILRFDQEHRRRDLHKDPEMAKYRDLITWADHLIFIFPIWWSGMPAILKGFIDRVFVADFAYSYKKVGLQGHLQGKSGWIIVSHNTPGFALPFVQDYGKVLKNQVLKLCGISPVKLTELNGVERKTDQQRQEMLKKVGQLASQI from the coding sequence ATGAAAACCTTGATTATTTACACCCACCCCAGCCCAACTGGCTTCAATGCTGCTATTCTCAAAGAAGTTCAAAGCAACCTTTCTAAAAAGCACGAGGTGAAAACCTTGGACTTGTATGCTGAAAATTTTGATCCGATTTTGCGCTTTGACCAAGAACATAGACGCCGTGACCTGCACAAAGACCCTGAAATGGCAAAATACCGCGATTTGATTACTTGGGCAGACCACCTGATTTTCATTTTCCCTATCTGGTGGAGCGGCATGCCGGCCATTCTCAAAGGCTTTATCGACCGCGTCTTTGTGGCTGACTTTGCTTACTCTTATAAAAAAGTTGGCCTCCAAGGCCACCTGCAAGGCAAGTCCGGCTGGATTATCGTCAGCCATAATACACCAGGTTTTGCCCTGCCTTTTGTCCAAGACTACGGCAAGGTACTTAAAAATCAAGTCCTGAAACTTTGTGGTATTTCTCCCGTCAAACTGACAGAGCTCAACGGAGTAGAACGCAAAACAGACCAACAACGCCAAGAAATGCTCAAGAAAGTCGGGCAACTAGCCAGTCAAATTTAA
- a CDS encoding TetR/AcrR family transcriptional regulator: MKRNTAQLKEQLIQTGIDEIGKHGIEQLSLRTVAKACGVTHSSPYRHFESKEGYLKVVLTQLSLFLNQEINENIDATGSARDQLTRLGLNFIIFAKTYPHFFEALFIKFPFKYMKVTQDTILLESDLPGFDKFKELVLKLREEENFSNSEAESLFHFWSFITGLAVLANSPIGQDLDPQAIQSTIEHMLDIYIKGERS; this comes from the coding sequence ATGAAACGCAATACTGCCCAGCTGAAAGAACAACTCATCCAAACAGGGATTGACGAAATCGGAAAACACGGAATTGAACAGCTTTCGCTCAGGACTGTTGCCAAGGCCTGCGGTGTAACTCACAGCAGCCCTTACCGCCATTTTGAGAGCAAGGAAGGCTACCTTAAGGTAGTTTTGACCCAGCTTTCGCTGTTTCTCAATCAGGAAATCAATGAAAATATTGATGCGACAGGTTCTGCGCGTGATCAGCTGACCCGGCTTGGACTTAATTTCATTATTTTTGCTAAGACCTATCCTCATTTTTTCGAAGCTCTCTTTATCAAATTTCCTTTTAAATATATGAAGGTGACTCAGGACACCATTCTCTTGGAGTCTGACTTGCCTGGATTTGATAAATTTAAGGAGCTTGTTTTAAAGCTTCGCGAGGAGGAAAATTTTAGCAATAGCGAAGCGGAAAGCCTTTTTCACTTTTGGAGCTTTATCACAGGCCTAGCCGTTCTAGCCAACAGTCCTATCGGGCAAGACCTTGATCCTCAAGCCATCCAAAGCACAATCGAGCACATGCTTGACATTTATATCAAAGGAGAACGATCATGA
- the dhaK gene encoding dihydroxyacetone kinase subunit DhaK, producing MKKIINDPTAVVDEMLDGLAYIHSDLVYRVEGFDIIARKSEKTGKVGLISGGGSGHEPSHAGFVGEGMLSAAICGAVFTSPTPDQVLQAIKEADEGAGVFMVIKNYSGDIMNFEMAQEMAEMEGIEVASVVVDDDIAVEDSLYTQGRRGVAGTILVHKILGDVARAGKSLTEIKALADELVKHIHTVGLALSGATVPEVGKPGFVLADDEIEFGIGIHGEPGYRKEKMQPSKDLAKELVEKLSQSVELKSGKKIGILINGMGATPLMEQYVFAADVANLLADAGVEVVYKKLGNYMTSIDMAGISLTFIELDQPEWLEALSSPVTTAAW from the coding sequence ATGAAGAAAATTATCAACGATCCAACAGCAGTTGTGGACGAAATGCTGGACGGCTTAGCCTATATTCACAGCGATTTGGTTTATCGGGTGGAGGGCTTTGATATCATTGCCCGCAAGAGTGAGAAGACAGGCAAGGTTGGCCTGATTTCTGGCGGTGGCAGTGGTCATGAGCCTTCCCATGCTGGCTTTGTCGGAGAGGGTATGCTGTCGGCTGCTATCTGCGGTGCGGTCTTTACTTCACCAACACCTGACCAGGTCTTGCAGGCTATCAAGGAAGCAGATGAGGGAGCTGGGGTCTTCATGGTAATCAAGAATTACTCCGGTGACATCATGAACTTTGAAATGGCTCAGGAAATGGCTGAGATGGAAGGGATTGAGGTGGCTAGTGTCGTCGTAGATGACGATATCGCAGTAGAAGACAGCCTCTATACTCAAGGTCGCCGCGGAGTGGCTGGTACGATTCTTGTCCATAAGATTCTAGGGGATGTGGCGCGTGCAGGCAAATCTCTGACTGAAATCAAGGCTCTGGCTGATGAGCTAGTCAAACATATTCACACAGTCGGCTTGGCTCTGAGTGGGGCAACCGTTCCGGAAGTCGGCAAGCCTGGTTTTGTTTTGGCTGATGATGAGATAGAGTTCGGCATTGGCATCCATGGTGAGCCAGGCTATCGCAAGGAAAAGATGCAGCCGTCTAAGGACTTAGCTAAAGAATTAGTCGAAAAGCTAAGTCAGTCTGTTGAGCTCAAATCTGGCAAGAAAATCGGCATCCTCATCAATGGTATGGGTGCAACACCGCTCATGGAGCAGTATGTCTTTGCGGCCGATGTAGCAAATCTCCTGGCAGATGCTGGAGTCGAAGTTGTCTATAAAAAGCTGGGTAATTACATGACTTCTATTGACATGGCAGGGATTTCTCTGACCTTTATCGAGCTGGATCAGCCAGAATGGCTGGAGGCTCTCAGTAGCCCAGTCACGACAGCCGCTTGGTAA
- the dhaL gene encoding dihydroxyacetone kinase subunit L — protein MDAARAKKWMQLFNEKIQEQKAYLSDLDTPIGDGDHGANMARGMAAAVESLAAKDFASAAEVFQAVSMQLISKVGGASGPLYGSAFMGMAKAEKDGKDLSEVIQAGLDMIQKRGKAVPGEKTMVDVWSGIPVSLQSGDLTHEKIGSLVEATKDLKATKGRASYVGERSIGHLDPGSASSGLLFEALLETEAD, from the coding sequence ATGGACGCAGCAAGAGCAAAAAAATGGATGCAGTTGTTCAATGAGAAAATTCAGGAGCAAAAGGCCTATCTATCTGACCTTGATACACCCATCGGTGATGGCGATCACGGTGCCAATATGGCCAGAGGGATGGCAGCAGCGGTAGAGAGTTTAGCTGCTAAAGACTTTGCTAGTGCGGCCGAGGTTTTTCAGGCTGTTTCCATGCAGCTGATTAGCAAGGTCGGCGGTGCTTCAGGCCCTCTTTATGGCTCGGCCTTCATGGGCATGGCCAAGGCTGAAAAAGACGGCAAAGACTTGTCAGAAGTCATCCAAGCTGGGCTGGACATGATTCAGAAGCGGGGCAAGGCTGTGCCCGGTGAGAAAACCATGGTGGATGTTTGGTCGGGGATTCCTGTTTCTCTGCAGTCTGGAGACTTGACGCATGAAAAGATTGGATCCCTAGTGGAAGCGACCAAAGATCTGAAAGCGACTAAGGGGCGGGCTTCCTATGTCGGGGAGCGCTCTATTGGTCATCTCGATCCCGGTTCTGCTTCATCCGGTCTCCTCTTTGAGGCTCTTCTAGAAACGGAGGCAGACTGA
- the dhaM gene encoding PTS-dependent dihydroxyacetone kinase phosphotransferase subunit DhaM, which produces MADTGILIISHSKNLAQGLFDLISQVAADVAISYVGGLEDGSIGTSFEGIQAALDANDKDIILAFFDLGSARMNLEMVADFSDKEIIINNVPLVEGAYTAAALLQAGADLPNVLLQVRELEIKK; this is translated from the coding sequence ATGGCAGATACTGGTATTCTTATCATTTCTCATTCCAAAAACCTGGCCCAAGGTTTGTTTGACCTCATTTCGCAGGTAGCGGCAGATGTGGCCATCAGCTATGTAGGCGGGCTAGAAGACGGCAGCATCGGGACCAGCTTTGAAGGGATTCAGGCAGCTTTAGATGCCAATGACAAGGACATTATTTTGGCCTTTTTCGATCTGGGCTCGGCTCGGATGAATCTAGAAATGGTCGCAGACTTTTCTGACAAGGAAATCATCATCAACAATGTTCCCTTGGTAGAGGGTGCTTATACGGCAGCTGCCCTTCTTCAGGCTGGGGCAGATTTACCTAACGTTTTGCTTCAGGTCCGTGAATTAGAAATAAAGAAATAG
- a CDS encoding GntR family transcriptional regulator — protein MAIPKYQQIKDELKQQIISGKFENGDKFYTEAELIQMFNVSSITVVRALNELANDGYIIRQQGKGTFVSRARKHKLVEFSDVETFPIQKDKVTVLSIKRGNDLKILDKLELAPTQFYYKIDRIRRTGDKIYIYHQTYIPEQYINPNYPDMDYYSSIYNRFKTDYHIHMNDEHFEETNEIVFPTPKDVAKVLEVDTNFPTVHQVKITQLESTGQILEYSETYKRGDFFKIKFISCNRDH, from the coding sequence ATGGCTATTCCAAAATACCAACAAATCAAAGATGAGCTCAAGCAGCAAATCATTTCTGGCAAATTTGAAAATGGCGATAAGTTTTACACAGAGGCTGAGCTGATTCAGATGTTTAATGTCAGCTCCATTACCGTTGTCCGCGCTTTGAATGAACTGGCCAACGATGGTTACATCATCCGCCAGCAAGGCAAGGGAACCTTCGTTTCACGTGCAAGAAAGCACAAGCTGGTGGAATTTTCTGACGTTGAGACCTTCCCTATCCAAAAAGATAAGGTGACTGTTCTCTCCATCAAGCGTGGGAATGACCTGAAAATCTTGGATAAGCTAGAACTAGCACCAACGCAGTTCTACTATAAGATCGACCGGATCAGACGGACTGGCGATAAAATCTATATCTATCACCAAACCTATATCCCTGAGCAGTACATCAATCCTAACTATCCAGATATGGACTACTACAGCTCTATCTACAACCGCTTCAAAACTGACTACCACATTCACATGAATGATGAGCATTTTGAAGAGACCAATGAAATTGTCTTCCCAACACCAAAAGATGTTGCGAAAGTACTGGAAGTTGATACCAACTTCCCGACCGTTCATCAGGTGAAGATTACCCAACTGGAAAGCACTGGGCAGATCTTAGAATACAGCGAAACTTACAAACGCGGTGACTTCTTCAAGATCAAGTTCATTTCCTGCAATCGGGACCACTAA
- a CDS encoding beta-galactosidase, with protein MARFKIGHSFCLDDREFKILSGAIHYFRVQPEDWYHSLYNLKALGFNTVETYLPWNMHEPQKGVFNFQGILDIEAFLQTAQDLGLYAIIRPSPFICAEWEFGGLPAWLLNENMRIRSSDEAFLQAVASYYDELLPRLTPRLLDNGGNILMMQVENEYGSYGEDKAYLRAIRQLMEERGVTCPLFTSDGPWRATLKAGTLIDDDVFVTGNFGSKADYNFAQMQEFFDEHGKKWPLMCMEFWDGWFNRWKEPVIKRDPDELAQAVHEVLQQGSINLYMFHGGTNFGFMNGCSARGVIDLPQVTSYDYDALLDERGNPTDKYYAVQRMLKEHYPEYPQMEPLVKESFELRNIPLSQKVSLFETLPDLAQPIESLYPMKMEELGQNVGYLLYRTWASWDADQERLRVIDGRDRMQLYVDGQHIATQYQTEIGQDIMVDGQKKSEHQLDILMENMGRVNYGHKLLADTQQKGIRTGVCKDLHFLLDWQHYPLPLDHPEKIDFSKGWQEKQPAFYAFDFKMKALKDAYLDLSDFGKGVVFVNGVSIGRFWNVGPTLSLYIPHSLLREGDNRIIIFETEGVYSETIHLVNKPTFKTIKGENL; from the coding sequence ATGGCAAGATTCAAAATTGGTCATTCCTTCTGTTTGGATGATCGGGAGTTTAAGATTTTATCGGGAGCCATTCACTATTTTCGGGTACAGCCTGAGGATTGGTACCATTCCCTTTATAATCTCAAAGCTCTGGGCTTTAACACAGTGGAAACCTATCTTCCCTGGAATATGCACGAACCCCAAAAAGGTGTCTTTAACTTCCAAGGGATTTTAGATATTGAAGCATTTTTACAGACAGCTCAGGATTTGGGACTTTATGCCATTATCCGCCCTTCGCCTTTTATCTGCGCGGAGTGGGAGTTCGGTGGTCTGCCGGCCTGGCTGCTCAATGAGAACATGCGCATCCGCTCATCAGATGAGGCCTTTCTGCAGGCTGTAGCCAGCTATTATGACGAGCTGCTGCCGCGACTGACTCCAAGGCTGCTGGACAATGGGGGAAACATCCTCATGATGCAGGTGGAAAATGAGTACGGTTCTTATGGGGAAGACAAGGCCTACCTGAGAGCAATCAGACAGCTCATGGAAGAACGAGGTGTAACCTGTCCGCTCTTTACTTCAGACGGACCTTGGCGAGCCACACTGAAAGCCGGTACATTGATTGACGATGATGTCTTTGTGACAGGAAATTTCGGCTCCAAGGCAGATTACAATTTTGCCCAGATGCAGGAATTCTTTGACGAGCATGGCAAAAAGTGGCCGCTCATGTGTATGGAGTTCTGGGATGGCTGGTTCAATCGCTGGAAAGAGCCTGTCATCAAGCGAGATCCAGACGAACTGGCTCAAGCTGTTCACGAAGTGCTCCAGCAGGGTTCAATCAATCTCTATATGTTTCATGGTGGTACCAACTTTGGCTTTATGAATGGCTGTTCGGCCAGAGGTGTTATTGACCTGCCACAGGTAACTTCCTATGACTATGATGCTCTACTCGATGAGCGAGGCAATCCGACGGATAAGTACTATGCAGTTCAGAGGATGCTGAAAGAGCATTATCCAGAGTATCCGCAGATGGAGCCGCTGGTGAAAGAGTCTTTTGAACTCAGGAATATCCCGCTCAGTCAGAAAGTCAGTCTCTTTGAGACATTGCCTGACTTGGCTCAGCCTATCGAAAGTCTCTATCCGATGAAGATGGAAGAGCTGGGGCAAAATGTCGGCTACCTGCTCTATCGGACTTGGGCTAGTTGGGATGCTGATCAGGAAAGGCTCCGTGTCATTGACGGCCGCGACCGTATGCAGCTCTATGTGGACGGTCAGCACATTGCAACCCAGTACCAGACAGAAATCGGTCAGGATATCATGGTGGACGGCCAGAAAAAGTCAGAGCACCAGCTTGACATTCTGATGGAGAATATGGGCCGGGTCAATTATGGCCACAAGCTCTTGGCAGATACCCAGCAAAAAGGCATCCGTACCGGTGTCTGCAAGGACCTGCACTTCCTGCTTGACTGGCAGCATTATCCATTGCCGCTGGACCATCCAGAAAAGATCGACTTTTCAAAAGGGTGGCAGGAAAAGCAACCAGCTTTCTACGCTTTTGACTTTAAAATGAAAGCGCTTAAAGATGCTTACCTGGATCTGTCCGACTTTGGCAAGGGCGTCGTCTTTGTCAACGGTGTCAGCATTGGCCGCTTCTGGAATGTCGGACCGACCTTATCGCTCTATATCCCACACAGCCTGCTCAGAGAAGGCGACAATCGCATCATTATCTTTGAGACAGAAGGGGTATACAGCGAAACTATTCACTTAGTTAACAAACCTACATTTAAAACAATAAAGGGGGAAAATCTATGA